The following coding sequences lie in one Metopolophium dirhodum isolate CAU chromosome 5, ASM1992520v1, whole genome shotgun sequence genomic window:
- the LOC132945380 gene encoding transducin beta-like protein 3: protein MSIKLREIFKPEYVQKEFYTGGHIEWTPDGHNLLCQCGPRVSILDIETTTLVDTIPQRTGSVKTGDEEDEEDECTDSVITFTLDPTSKNLITSHKSGLLCTWDWNERKLTKSWRHLHKGPVMKLAITSDQIIASGGTDSIIRLWKSEKAHCLYALHGAQGNISALKFLQQPNSEFWLFAADMQCEIHVWSCDDGKHLFKLQGHFSTVTEIAFYKKQYLISCGRDKVVILWDLESRLQLKMVALYDCLETMVVLPEEGFYLQDLDNELKNTHVIPNGVCVAVGGENGGLHIWDVKNNVPIFKESNADSQSIKSTKSITNMIFNETRSTLAICYVDNTITLQSFGPQHSKLTLIGSNDEILDVALLGNECSRSLAVAINSCDIYIFPWHKKKVESDDNCEIDKVELGVCCKRLKGHTDTVLCLVSYKNFLISSSKDHCIRVWLYCNVNRTAKCVAIGSRHTGAVNTVAISKSLEFIVSASTDTTLKLWKLPKTFKSDEPHILSVKLTEVGHEKEINSICIAPNYQTIATGSQDKLIKIWSANDLSVLGVCRGHKRGVWCVRFSPIDQVLLSSSADTTLKIWSMADYSCLKTLESHDSSVLKGGFLNHGTQVASCGGDGLVKIWCLKTSECIATLDKHSSKVWALSIVDDGSIMVTGGTDSRLVVWHDRTEEVRISEAAASQTKALQDQQLQNLLQNEQLLPALKMSITLERPNTALKIIQTLSKQGQGQDLYMVFQNINQEQKERLLNYVVDWNNNGKYCLAAQLVLNILLEDIMMGKLTINQEKLQGLMAYSERHYRRLTTLMTNLQLLRYTTNCMAPHLSNE, encoded by the exons ATGTCAATTAAGTTAAGAGAAat atTTAAACCTGAATATGTGCAGAAAGAATTTTATACTGGAGGTCATATTGaa TGGACCCCAGAtggtcataatttattatgtcaaTGTGGTCCTCGAGTATCAATATTAGATATTGAAACAACTACATTAGTTGATACCATCCCTCAACGTACTGGATCTGTTAAAACTGGTGATGAAGAAGATGAAGAAGATGAGTGCACTGATTCTGTAATTACATTTACTTTAGATCCGACTAGTAAAAATCTAATTACTTCTCACAAGAGTGGTTTATTATGCACATGGGATTGGAATG aaaGAAAATTAACCAAATCGTGGCGTCATCTTCATAAAGGTCCTGTTATGAAATTAGCAATTACTAGTGATCAAATAATTGCATCTGGAGGAACTGACTCTATTATAAGATTGTGGAAATCAGAAAAAGCTCATTGTTTATATGCATTGCATGGAGCCCAAGGTAATATAAGTGCCCTAAAATTTTTGCAACAACCAAATTCTGAATTTTGGCTGTTTGCTGCTGATATGCAATGCGAAATCCATGTATGGAGTTGTGATGATGGGaagcatttatttaaattacaaggACATTTTAGTACTGTAACAGAAATAGCAttctacaaaaaacaatatCTTATAAG ttgtgGCAGAGACAAAGTTGTTATTTTATGGGACCTAGAATCAAGATTACAGTTAAAAATGGTAGCCCTTTATGACTGTTTGGAAACAATGGTAGTATTACCTGAAGAGGGCTTTTATCTTCAAGATTTggataatgaattaaaaaatactcatGTCATTCCTAATGGTGTTTGTGTTGCTGTTGGAGGAGAAAATG gcGGGTTACATATATGGGATGTCAAAAATAATGTTCCCATTTTTAAAGAATCTAATGCTGATAGTCAATCTATAAAATCTACAAAAAGCATaactaatatgatttttaatgaaACTCGGTCTACGTTAGCGATTTGTTATGTTGataatacaattacattacAAAGTTTTGGACCTCAGCATTCTAAACTAACg ttgATTGGTTCAAACGATGAAATTCTTGATGTTGCACTTTTGGGTAATGAATGCAGTCGTAGTTTAGCTGTGGCTATTAACAGCTgtgatatatacatatttccatggcataaaaaaaaagttgaaagtgATGACAATTGTGAAATAGATAAAGTTGAACTGGGAGTTTGTTGTAAACGGCTAAAGGGCCATACAGATACAGTCTTATGTTTAGTTTCTTATAAAAACTTCCTAATATCCAGCAGTAAA gatCATTGCATTAGAGTATGgttatattgtaatgtaaacAGGACAGCTAAATGTGTTGCTATTGGATCCCGCCATACAGGTGCAGTAAATACAGTAGCCATTTCTAAATCTTTAGAGTTTATTGTCTCTGCCAGTACAGATACTACATTAAAACTTTGGAAACTCCCAAAAACATTCAAAAGTG ATGAACCACATATTTTGAGCGTCAAATTAACTGAAGTTGGACacgaaaaagaaataaatagtatttgcaTAGCACCTAACTATCAGACAATTGCTACTGGCTCTCaggataaattaattaaa ATATGGTCTGCAAATGATTTATCAGTTCTTGGAGTATGCAGAGGCCACAAGCGAGGGGTATGGTGTGTACGTTTTTCTCCTATAGATCAAGTGCTGTTATCATCATCAGCAGATActactttaaaaatatggtctatGGCTGATTATTCTTGTCTtaag ACACTGGAGAGTCATGATTCATCAGTATTAAAAGGAGGTTTTTTAAATCATGGTACTCAAGTAGCTAGTTGTGGAGGTGATGGGCTAGTTAAAATTTGGTGTCTAAAAACTAGTGAATGTATTGCTACACTTGACAAACATTCTTCTAAAGTGTGGGCCTTATCAa ttgTGGATGATGGTTCGATTATGGTGACTGGAGGAACTGATTCAAGATTAGTTGTTTGGCATGATCGTACTGAAGAAGTGAGAATTTCTGAAGCAGCTGCTAGCCAAACTAAAGCGTTACAAGACCAACAATTACAAAACTTGTTACAAAATGAACAATTGTTACCAGCACTTAAAATGTCCATCACATTAGAAAGGCCAAACACCGcgcttaaaataatacaaa CTTTATCTAAACAAGGCCAAGGGCAAGATTTATATATGGTATTTCAAAATATCAATCAAGAACAAAAAGAAAGACTTTTGAATTATGTAGTTGATTGGAATAACAATGGAAAATATTGTCTTGCAGCACAA cttgttttaaatattctgcTGGAAGATATTATGATGGGAAAATTGACTATTAATCAAGAAAAGTTACAAGGATTAATGGCATACAGTGAACGACACTATAGACGATTAACCACATTAATGACAAATTTACAACTTTTGCGTTATACAACTAATTGTATGGCTCCTCATCTatcaaatgaataa